A region of the Pseudonocardia cypriaca genome:
TTCTTCAGGGTCTTCGGCTCCGGCACGCGCTGGAACAGGATCCGCGGCCCGATGCCCGCGGGGTCGACGATCGCGGTGTACTGCTCCTCACGCGCCCCGTCGCCGCTGCGTACGAGGTACCCGGGCCGCGGCGGCTGCAGCACGTACCCGAGGGCCACCGCCCAGAACGCGGCGAGCCGCCGGGGGTCGCGCGCGTCCACGGTGATCTGGATGGGGATCGCCATGGCTGCAGTTTGCCGCGTTCATCCCCCGAACGGGGGAAGCTACGGGCGAAGTCGCTTCGGCAACTTGGCGACGATCGCGTCGTAGGACTCGTCGACGAGCTCGCGCAGCTCCTCGTCCGGGATCGTCCCGTCGACCCGCACGCTGTTCCAGCCGTGCCGCCCGATGTAGGGCATCACGGTGGCGTGCTCCGGGTAGCGGTGGCGCAGCTCGGCGGCCTCGTCCGCGGTGGCGCCGCACTTGACGCCGAGACCACCTCCGCCGAGGAACGCGAAGATCTTGCCCCCGACCTTGGCCACGACGTCGCCCTCCCACGGCTCGTCCTCGACCGCGCCGGGCTTGGCCAGGCAGTAGGCGACGAGCTCGTCGTGCGTCACCCCGT
Encoded here:
- a CDS encoding VOC family protein, yielding MAIPIQITVDARDPRRLAAFWAVALGYVLQPPRPGYLVRSGDGAREEQYTAIVDPAGIGPRILFQRVPEPKTLKNRVHLDVNAGHGGTDRRAAVRSHMSQLVAAGATVQREMQEESGWWIVLSDPEGNEFCLQ
- a CDS encoding MmcQ/YjbR family DNA-binding protein, which codes for MTHDELVAYCLAKPGAVEDEPWEGDVVAKVGGKIFAFLGGGGLGVKCGATADEAAELRHRYPEHATVMPYIGRHGWNSVRVDGTIPDEELRELVDESYDAIVAKLPKRLRP